The Pseudomonas sp. R4-35-07 nucleotide sequence GATCGCCGTGGAGGAGCATTCGCCGCCTTCGGAGGTGCTTACATGGCTGGAGAAAAAGTATTTCAGCTCATAAATACCCCGTGGGGTATGCATGAATTTTTGCGTGGTCACCCGTGAAATCGTCGATTCGTGCATGCCGACCGCTTCAGCGATGTCGTGCAGTACCAGAGGCTTCATTGCCTCGTCGCCATATTCCAGGAAGCCGCGTTGGTGCTCGACGATCTGGGTGGCCACTTTCATCAGGGTTTCGTTGCGGCTTTGCAGGCTCTTGATGAACCAGCGCGCTTCCTGCAGCTGGTTGCGCATGAACGTGTTGTCGGCGCTGGTATCGGCGCGGCGCACGAAGCCGGCGTATTGCGGGTTGACCCGAAGGCGTGGCACCGACTCCTGGTTCAGTTCCACCAGCCAGCGCTCGTTGTCTTTGCGCACGATCACATCAGGTACGACATATTCGGCTTCGCTGGACTCGATCTGCGAGCCCGGGCGAGGGTTGAGGCTCTGAACCAGCTCGATAACCTGGCGCAGCTCGTCTTCCTTGAGCTTCATGCGACGCATCAGCTGGCTGTAGTCGCGGCTGCCGAGCAGGTCGATGTAGTCGCTGACCAGGCGCTTGGCTTCAGCGAGCCAGGGGGTCTTGGCCGGTAGCTGGCGCAGTTGCAGTAACAAGCACTCGCTGAGCGTACGGGCGCCAATGCCGGCGGGCTCGAATTGCTGGATACGGTGCAGGACGGCTTCGATCTCGTCCAGTTCGATATCCAGCTCCGGGTCGAAGGCTTCAAGAATTTCTTCGAGCGTTTCGTCCAGATAACCCTGGTTATTGATGCAGTCGATCAGGGTGACGGCGATCAAGCGATCGGTGTCGGACATCGGCGCCAGGTTCAGTTGCCACAGCAAGTGGCTCTGCAGGCTCTCGCCGACCGACGTACGGGTGGTGAAGTCCCATTCGTCGTCGTCATTGCTGGGCAGGCTGCTGGCGCTGGTCTGGTAGACGTCTTCCCATGCGGTGTCCACCGGAAGCTCGTTGGGAATGCGTTCGTTCCATTCGCCGTCCTCGAGGTTGTCCACCGTAGGGGCGGTTTCCTGATAGGACGGTTCCTGTACATCGGGATTGGGCTTTTGCTCGATATTGTCGGCCAAGGGGTCGGTATTGTCGAAGTCGTCGCCTTCTTCCTGGCGTTCGAGCATCGGATTGGACTCCAGGGCCTCCTGGATTT carries:
- a CDS encoding RNA polymerase factor sigma-54; the protein is MKPSLVLRMGQQLTMTPQLQQAIRLLQLSTLDLQQEIQEALESNPMLERQEEGDDFDNTDPLADNIEQKPNPDVQEPSYQETAPTVDNLEDGEWNERIPNELPVDTAWEDVYQTSASSLPSNDDDEWDFTTRTSVGESLQSHLLWQLNLAPMSDTDRLIAVTLIDCINNQGYLDETLEEILEAFDPELDIELDEIEAVLHRIQQFEPAGIGARTLSECLLLQLRQLPAKTPWLAEAKRLVSDYIDLLGSRDYSQLMRRMKLKEDELRQVIELVQSLNPRPGSQIESSEAEYVVPDVIVRKDNERWLVELNQESVPRLRVNPQYAGFVRRADTSADNTFMRNQLQEARWFIKSLQSRNETLMKVATQIVEHQRGFLEYGDEAMKPLVLHDIAEAVGMHESTISRVTTQKFMHTPRGIYELKYFFSSHVSTSEGGECSSTAIRAIIKKLVAAENQKKPLSDSKIAGLLEAQGIQVARRTVAKYRESLGIAPSSERKRLM